The genomic window AGCCAGggtacaatacagaaaaaatatAGCTGGTGTGAATCTAACAAAATCTTTAATGGTGAGAGTGCACACACAGTTATGTAATGCTCACACCATGTACAGTTTATGTTGAAATCTTGTGTAAGACTGACTCTCACCCACAAGTGTGCAGACAGCTTCTACTCCTCCATTATAGACAGATGAGGTACTGGATGGTTCAATGTGATCCCACATAAGTTGAATGTAGTTGAATACTTGTCCATACCCAGCTGTGGCAAGAGCCCACCACAGAGACCAAAGAATCAGTTTTCTGGAGGTATATGATTCCCTTAGACTGCTCCAGAGCACCTGACCACCGTGTAATATATTCTTTTTACTGAACCATCCTCCAGTCTCCAATCCCTGCACAGCATCCGATCCCTTGCCACTCTCCTTCCCTGCTGCCTCTTCCGTCCCATTCTGCTGAGTATTCAAAGCTGTACTCATTCCCTTGCTAAAAAACATGCCACGTTGGGGCATGGGCAGGCTTAGAGAGATAAGGAATGCCATGCCCATTAAGGCCAGAGTGATGGTATTGACATGGAAGTAACTTGTGCCGGCTAGAGAGATTAGCAGCTGTCCCAGCGTGGCACCAAAAGTGAAGCCTGAGAGCATTGCACTGCGGAGGTAACCTGTGGCACGCTGGTAGCGTTCGGCTGGGATTATGCTGTAGATGTAGGAGAAGTAGGCCACCTCCATGGATGTTACCACCGCATAGTTAACCTGAAGATAGGTCATGGCTGCCAAACTTTTGGCAAAACACAGTAGCAGGTAGTTAATAATAAGGAACAGGCCTTGGAGCACGATTAGAGGTTTGTAGCGCAGAAAGTCCGtcaggagaaagacaggaaagaggaTGGCCAAATAGGAATAAGTCCATATTGGGAACAGGTAGTTTGTCACCTGGAACAATAAAGAATAAGAACGATAAAGCGGTATTCTTTATGGGCAAgcaacaaacccccccccccccagaaaaccCCCTGAAAAACCACACTGACAATGCTAGTACTCTTACCACTTCCTCAGAGATGTTTTTTGGCCCCACAAGGTATGGTGTAAGAAAAGGCTCAGCCGGTCTACAGTTGGCAAAGAAGCCATAAAGTGAGAGCACCGTGGTCGGATAAATCCAGCCAGAGCTCTCTATCTTCTCCCAGCATTTCATTCTCAGTTACCAGATTAGAGGTGCTCTCAAGCACATTGAACACCTCAAGGGTTCTTGTAGAAAATCTGTAGATTTCTGTAATCTACTTTGACGGCGCTGAGTTGATGGTCGttctctctgagagagtgaTGTCTTCAGTTACTGTGCTCAAGTGAGACACATGTGATGTTTGAATGCGTGATTGGGAACTTTGAAAAGAGGAGTATGGGGTTACTTATTACCATTAAGgattgtaaaaacaaaaaaaaagacacgtgTGTACATCGAGTGTGTTCATACTACTTTTATCAGCGAACTCTGGTCTCAGCAGTCTTGTTTTATGACCTTTACTAGGGATCAGGTGGACTGGATGACAGCAGAAGTGAGAGGGGACTTATACCATGGAAATGTCAGCTGAACATCTTGAACCAGCTCCCaatttttctgctgttttctaAAATTAATTTTGAGAGATGAAGGGAACAGAAACTCAGCTTAAATGAACATGTGGGCTACCTGCAACAAATTCAGTTTACCACTCACAAGACACACATAATTAAGGTCCACCAATTCTATTGTGAGATTTTATATCAGGTTTAGTAACTGCATGGAATCACGTATAATGTGTATATTTCAATGAGATCATCCAGAAGAATTAATAACGTAGCTGTATTTCAGTTCCCCACACAAGGTCATGATTAGTAAAAATGGCAAACTAACCAACCGCCACAACTGCGCTTGCGCATGTGTATCTCCGGATAAGTGTCTGTCGCTATGGCTGCAGTTTGTTGACAGTGCATTTGTGAAAAGGCACGATGAGGCTAAAACGATTCCACATCCGATATTATCCACCAGGTAATTACAAACCACATTAAGCATCTTTACTAACTTTACAATGGTTTAGAATGTTAGTTGAATACATGAGATATCTCGGCATTTGGAAGATACGAGGTTGATTTCTGTATCTTAGAAAacagacaatatgaaaaaaaatggctAACTTCCGAAATCAAGTTAACTCtgtttaaatctgtgtgtgGCAAATGACAGTTTGCTGAGCAGAGCAGGGTACTGTGATGCGATACAGTTGTTCATGCAAGTTATATTCAGCACAACAGGGCTATTCAGTAATTATTTATACAAGGCAATTCCAGCAATAGTAACATAGTGCAAATGCTCCTTTTGTCCACAGGAATAATTTTGGACTATGAGAAGGCAGGACTTTTAAAGACTAAATCCATAGATCTACTAGATTTGACCCCTGAGTAAGTTGGAATCCTTACAAAGCAGCTATTTGGCTGCTTCCTTCCATGAGGTTGAGTAGCACAGTGTTTTGCAAGTGTATCTGCGATGGTACAAATTCATTACTAAAAgttcaaacttttaaaatgtaagtTTAGCGTTAATAAATCTAAACCTACCAAATACGTCCTATTTGTAACCGCTTGGTAACTGTACGTAAATATTGTACAGAATTATACGTCTTAAATGAAGTTGTTTCCCCGTTGAGTGCAGTAATGGATTGCTACACATGCTGTAATTTAAATGATTGGCTACCCCTACGGTGTAGTCACAATGTTCAATTGCAATTTATATAGTAAAACAGGGGAATACAAAATAACCTTTTCATTTACAGGAATTCATTAATGGTTGTTCCTAAAGAAAGGTTAAGGTAAATCTCCTCTGCATAAAACAGGACGGACGTAGATGCACTGATAACGGAGATCACAGAAACCGAGCCACTGATCACAGCATCTCGCGTTGACCAGGTCAAGGTGCTGATCAAAAGACTGCAGGAGAAACTTGGTCAAAAGGATGACCACACGTTCTTCCTATTCAAGGTTAATATTAGATATTAACTACTTTTGAAAAATATAACTCCGTTTTATAATAGCCATAGTATGAACAATCAGCGGCTGGCATCTTGCTCGGACATTTCCATTGCTTTTTCCAGGCGTgcaaaaagcaaaagtaaaagttCTCTTGCTAAAACAAAGCACTGTAAGTAGAGTCAAAGTATCCCTCAAAAACTTGTGCGCCGTATATGTGACCAGTACGGATGTTTTGACTtctgtaactgaaaaaaagctgCTTTATTGGAGTTATGAGTGTCAAAATGATAGATCTTCTGAGAATAATAAATGGACTTCCTTTCCGTTTGCCTCAAGTTTAGAAACACGGTACTGATGTTCCTAAATTGACCACTAGATGGCCGTAAATGGTCAATGATGGTGTCGGTGGTACATCAAAGGCAAAGTAATTACGTATGGAAATTAAACGCTCAGGCTTATAGATCTGGAGTGAATTAATGCAGTTAAGTGCCCTGTTTCGAAATACAtgtcttttttgctctctccttGTTTCCCCAGGCACTCCAGGCCCACATCCTTCCTCTGACGAACGTTGCCTTCAATAAATCAGGGTCTAGGTGAGTTTATCTGAACTGCTCTTCATCTCCGCAGCTCTGagtgcacagaaacagagacgAGTGAATTACGGGGCGCAACAGAGCTAGAACAGCTTCTCCCTTCACTTGTTCCctgtatctgtctttctctctctctccttctgcagTTTTATAACTGGGAGCTATGACAGGACTTGTAAAATATGGGACACGGCATCAGGAGAAGAACTACACACACTGGAGGGCCACAGGAATGTGGTGTATGCGATAGCATTCAACAACCCTTACGGgtaacaactctctctctctctctgattttctgttctctctccacCCAATACTATCACTCTTCCAGAGTATCTGTAtaggcattctctctctctctctctctctctctctctctctctctctccctctgtctctctctctctccctctctctctccctctctctctctctctctctctctccctctctctctctctctctctctctctctcctttcactaGACTGACCAGCCTTGATGTCTTTaggctctctgtgtttttctctgtctctctctgttttcctctccctcttcactGCCTCGGCTGGGTTAGAGTGCCGCAGGGTGAATTGTGTTGTTTGGTATTAATGGGAGCATTTGTCATTTTGAGTTATAACAGTAGCCCTTGCCCTTTTCCCTTTACCCtctttactcactctctctctctctctctctctctctcattcagggACAAGGTTGCCACTGGCTCCTTTGATAAGACCTGCAAATTATGGAGTGCTGAGACAGGGAAGTGCTTCTACACTTTTAGAGGGCACACAGCAGAAATTGTATGTCTTATAAATTTGTGTTACTGTACAAACTGAACTAGTAAAGTTTCCATTTCATCCTATTACTGTCACTCTGATTTTGAAgcataatacatttatttactgatttacttcatttttaatttggTCCAGGTATGTTTGGCCTTTAACCCTCAGAGTACACTGGTTGCCACAGGCAGCATGGACACCACAGCTAAATTATGGGATGTTCAGACTGGGAAGGAGGTTTCCACCTTAACAGTGAGCTTTCtatcactctccttcactccttTAGTTCAGGATCTTTCCATCAAGTGTTTGGTAGCTCATTTTAAgctcatttatcatttttttcatgccCTGATCCTCTCATACTGCACTCCTTCCCTTCACCAGTCCGAGACTCtcatctttcattctcttcctctcatccatccttctttcttctcttcttcactACATTCTTATTTGCTTTTGCCTCTTAACATATTTTCCCCTTGAcatcccttcttttctctctttcctccctgtGGTTCAGTGTTATTTCTCAGTGGTTTTAATCATCCATTTCCTGTGATTTTTGTGCACTCATCCACccatgtgtaaatgaatgaatttgttcATCAAATCAGTCATTATTTCTATCTATTGAATAATTCATCCATTCTCTCCTGTGGTGTtatggtgttttgtgtttgtctttgcacAGATTGTCCTGTTGCTTCATACTGAACACTACTATAGTGTGttgaacaggttttttttgtagtacTCCTGGACTGAGATTGACTGAGAACACTTTTTATGGGTccaattaacacacacactcatacacacacacacacacacacacacacacacacacacacacacacacacatacacgcacacgtacacaaaaagaaaagggatgGGGATCAtagagagagcagtgaagggggggggggcagggtgttTTAGAGATCTTGCTTTCTTTCCGCAGCACGTTGGTTAGCAGTGTGACTAAGCTCTCATAGAGCAGGATAGGGGGAGGGGCCTTTCCGCACGCATCATTTCCCCTTTAATTCTCCAATTATTCCTCTGCAAATCTAAATTATAAATCACGCCGCATCCAGAAGAAAGAATGTGTTTCTAAAGATTAATTGGATGAAAGTAAtattgtttttatgtctttgctCAAGTGAAGTTTCTTTAGCTTACATTTACTGTTCCCTTCATCTTAACATGATAAAACGTCTCATTTCTCATTCGaacttctcatctctctctctccctttctttgtacccccccccccccatgtcagGGTCACACTGCAGAAATTATCTCTTTGTCCTTTAACACAGTGGGTGATCAGCTGGTGACAGGCTCTTTTGaccacacagttacactgtggGACATTTCCTCTGgcaggtaagtgtgtgtttgtatgtgtgacgTGTACTGATTTATCTTCTCCATGTTTATCAAAATCTTAATATGCACGATCTGAATATAACAGCAGTAAGCCACGGCCTGCCAGTCAGGTCTTCATTTGAAGCCAGTTCTACACTGTTTGCTCTCAAAGAGTCCGTATGTAGTACTTCCATTCAGATGTGAAACCGTGTTTCACATAATAGACCACAATCTCAACATTCTGTTAACCCTAGAAAATTCTACAAAGGTATTTACATGGCTCGGGACTGTTTATAATGTTTagatgttattttgtgtgtgtgtgtgtgtgtgtgtgtgtgtttataaggcGTGTGCACACTCTGATGGGCCATGAAGCAGAAATCAGCAGTGTGCAGTTTAACTGGGACTGTTCTCTCATCGCTACAGGATCTATGGACAAGACCTGTAAGGTCAGTCttcttcagtctttttcatCAGTCATCAgccatcatctttttttcttccttcccctctctctctctctctctctctctctcacttcccaCATCTTTCACATCTCATTTTAGTCTCTCTTCAGTATCATCGTTTTTATTGTTTCCTTCTCTTCATCGttcacatccctctctctctctgtctctctctctgtctccttctctctctctctgtctgtctctctctctctctcattttctcttagTGCCCTCTGATGAGTCACCATCCCAGCTCATCACTTTCAAACTTAGATGTTCCTCAAAGGAGACACCCATGAAAGTGaatgatttacatttacatttaagagTTTTGTCAGGGTTGGCATTTGTGTATGAAACagtttcttgctctctttgttttgtgtgtgtgtgtgtgtgtgtgtgtgtaggtatgggATGCTGCAAGTGGCCAGTGTTTGGCTACTCTAGAAGGTCATAAAGATGAGGTGCTGGATGTTTGCTTTAATTACACAGGACAGCTGATCGCTACTGCCTCAGCTGATGGTAAagtatactctctctctctctctctctctctctctctcagtctctctatcAACCCAACTCAACCTAAAATTTCAATTAATTTTTGAAAGTGAAGGAAAGAGGTAAAAGAAAGAAGATTATGTTTTGGGTTTTAACCCCACACTGAGTTATATCAGAATGAAACCAACGTGGAACATCGTATTGACTTTAAAGTAGGTAGATCAAAGGAATGTGATAGGAATGTGAAAGGAATTCACTTTCTGTAACATCTTGAAACCAGCCAAAGACTTTTTCATAGTTGCTCTAActtgaaaaacattttgtaaaatattgaCTTTAAAATTTGGATTACTGTCACATTCAGATCATTTGTATCTCCAGAAGGTACTACAGTTTCCTGTTTTGGGAACAGATCTTTAACTCTAATGACAGACTTTAATGATGGCATTTGGGTTGTGTTTACTGAACTCAggcctgtctttgtgtctggTAGGCACATCGCGTGTGTACAACGCAACCACATATGAGTGTATTTGTAAGCTGGAGGGGCATGAAGATGAGATCTCTAAGGTGAGTGTTGTGGTTCTGATGAATGGAGTGGTTTGCTGAAGTTAATGAGGTCCAGTGAATAGGATTATTTATGTCTGTGGGTAACTGTACAcaatggcttttcttttttagaaaagaCAAATCATTGATCATTGCTTCAGGCTGGCAGCTCCCTTAATCCCTGCTTTTATAATCTATtttactcttctcctctcttatATGCTTCTtatatgtttttcttctttttttccttgctaTTTTCTTCATGTATGTTTATCTGTCTTCAGTTGTTCATCACAACTGACCATACCAGTCTGTCACCTCTGTGcacatatgttctctctctctctctctccccctctctctgtctctctcaatccAGAGTATTTCTATATCCTGTCGAGTTAAAAGACGCACACCCTCCCTGAACCTCTGCAGTAGTTTCTGTCATAGTAAAAACACACTAGTTTTGAGAATGCATCGAAGCATAtggttgtttgttattttggatATTGCTGCATGTTAAATGTGGTTTGGTCTATAGATCCTGGCtcatgtcattctctctccctctctctgtgcgtgtgttcaggtgtgttttaaCCCGCGGGGCAGTCGGGTGTTGACGGCCAGTGCTGATAAGACTGCGCGTCTGTGGGAACTGAACTCAGGCCTGTGTCTACAGGTGCTTGAGGGTCACTCTGATGAGATTTTTTCCTGTGCTTTCAATTATGAAGGAGACATCATCATTACAGGTAAATACATTCAGccgtgctctctctcacacacacacatacaacgcATGCCAAAACGGCCACATCTACATGTGATGAGGATAAAAGACAATGTCTAGAACATAAGGTAACCACACTGTTGATCCTAGTGACCCAGGCTGTTCTTTTCTCTGCAGGCAGTAAGGATAACACGTGTCGAGTATGGCGCTGACTTAATCAGACAAGGAGGAGTCCAGTTCTGTGGAGGATAAACCCAgtattaacaaacacacactttcacacatatCACTTCACTCTCCCCCCTGAGAAATCATCACAGATCATCAGAGAAGCACCGTATGTGGTGCATTCTGGGACATGAAGTAACCTCTTACCCTCACTGgcaaaatgtgaatgtgaaatggAATCTGCTGATAAAACTAGTCTGAGTTTTCCAAGCTAGAGTCATGCTGcagagctctccctctctctctctctctcactctctctctgtgagtgtgtagcgCTGCATGTATTCCATAACAGACCTGAGGTTGATTAATGAATCttacatttatgaaaaaaacatctgaagtcAGGTCTAAAGTCACTGACATCTCTGGTTGAAATACACTGCAATAAAATTTCTGGTTTCCTAACTTAAAGACCTTTTTTGTATCTGTTCATAATGAAAGAAAAGGGGGTTATCACAGCACACGGTAGCTGGAATTAGATTCAGTGAAATTGGCTGATCTTTTGATTCACATGAAAAGTTTCTTTTCACCACCAGTTCGTGTTTATTCCTCTGTGTTCTAATTGAAGAGATGTGTGCcgctctttttctcattcacacatgtCCACTAAACCTTTTTAATGAGGATCATTGACATATGAATCACAGTACATAAATTTATTGGTTTTGAAAAGATAAATACATTCAATAATACAATTAGAGATTGGACAGTCGAGTTGTGTGCTTTGAATGCTGAGAGTAGAACACTATGTTACGACTAACGCAGAGAAAACTTTACAGACCGGAGCACGTAACGAAATTTACCTTTACATGACAAGTCGTACTCTAAATGTACTCTGACCACACTCTA from Chanos chanos chromosome 2, fChaCha1.1, whole genome shotgun sequence includes these protein-coding regions:
- the slc19a3b gene encoding solute carrier family 19 member 3b yields the protein MKCWEKIESSGWIYPTTVLSLYGFFANCRPAEPFLTPYLVGPKNISEEVVTNYLFPIWTYSYLAILFPVFLLTDFLRYKPLIVLQGLFLIINYLLLCFAKSLAAMTYLQVNYAVVTSMEVAYFSYIYSIIPAERYQRATGYLRSAMLSGFTFGATLGQLLISLAGTSYFHVNTITLALMGMAFLISLSLPMPQRGMFFSKGMSTALNTQQNGTEEAAGKESGKGSDAVQGLETGGWFSKKNILHGGQVLWSSLRESYTSRKLILWSLWWALATAGYGQVFNYIQLMWDHIEPSSTSSVYNGGVEAVCTLVGAAAAVSVSHVKVRWEVWGELALGMFSAVGAGCIFLMGLTSNIWLCYAGYVIFKASYMLLITITTFQIASNLSMECYALTFGINTFTALALQTVITAIVVDDTALGLDIVTQFIIYGSYYAAISLLFLIRGMYTACGHHCRSTPTPSSVTADSSDHKQQTETHIES
- the daw1 gene encoding dynein assembly factor with WD repeat domains 1, coding for MRLKRFHIRYYPPGIILDYEKAGLLKTKSIDLLDLTPETDVDALITEITETEPLITASRVDQVKVLIKRLQEKLGQKDDHTFFLFKALQAHILPLTNVAFNKSGSSFITGSYDRTCKIWDTASGEELHTLEGHRNVVYAIAFNNPYGDKVATGSFDKTCKLWSAETGKCFYTFRGHTAEIVCLAFNPQSTLVATGSMDTTAKLWDVQTGKEVSTLTGHTAEIISLSFNTVGDQLVTGSFDHTVTLWDISSGRRVHTLMGHEAEISSVQFNWDCSLIATGSMDKTCKVWDAASGQCLATLEGHKDEVLDVCFNYTGQLIATASADGTSRVYNATTYECICKLEGHEDEISKVCFNPRGSRVLTASADKTARLWELNSGLCLQVLEGHSDEIFSCAFNYEGDIIITGSKDNTCRVWR